CCCCTTAAAATTAAACTATATCAAATTACAACTAacacaactaaatttcaaaaagCAATGgaccaaattaaaattttaacgcTTTTATTTATAGACATGACTGACTTCCAAACATGCATTTAGTCATCGTGCATTTGGTAATCCAATTGTAAGTCCTAATAGAAGCACCATTACAATCGCTAgtcattgtttatttatttatttattcctttTGGAAACAACTTGACGATCTCATTTATATATCTTTCTCACGAGACATTACACAAATCAATCTATATACACCTGCAAATGCTACATGTACTGATAGGACACAACAACTGCTGCAAATTAAGACACTTGAAActtcaaaaagaaaagaaaaaaatgaattgCTGAGCCCGTGGTAAATAACAATGAGATGACTTGCCTATGAATGCGAGATTTTGACGTGTAGAGGCCATGGCTTGTGACAAGAACCTAAGGGAAAGAAGTAGCCACAGAAGAGGTGGTGACCAGGCCAGACAGCAATCCAACCAGTACTGCATTGTTGTAGGTACTAGGCTCAGTCTGCATAGAATTGTTGCGGCTGTCGATGAAAGAATCGTTCTTAAATGGCCCACCCACAAGTCCTCCTAGGGCCACATTTGGGTTCGACTTTGTCGAGTTGAGCCACTGGAAGCCATCACAACCAGTCTTGGCATTAGCTGGAATTGATGCCCCCCTATGGTGAACCTGTTGAGGATAGCTGGTTCCATATCCTACCAGGTAACTGAGCTTCATTGGGTTATTACCCAAGATGTAGTCagcctgaaaaaaaaaataggcaACTGAGAATGATTAGCTTGCCGGGAATACTTTATCGCCTCACagcaaaattttacaagaaaaaggaTTCAAAGTCATGACCATTGCCACGTCAAATGAAGAAGTTTCGAGTGTTACCTGGGATACAGCAAAGTTCCGTAGATCATTAGGAGAATAAGTCTTTCCACTGCACTGGAGTTCGGGCGTACAAGAGGTAAGCATGTAATCACTGTAAACTATAGCCAAGAATGAAGCAGCAACTGGATGCTGAAGAGCATTCCACTGGTCTACCCACACCAATCCACCTAGAATGTGAAAAATAACAAGATCAGGATATATATAAGGGTATCCCATTGCTCCACGAGAGCACAGAAGCTTTggattaactttttttttaatcacTGCCTACATACTCTGTATGAGATGGTTGAAACTTAACAAAATGATTCGCTGGTTTCACATAGATATTGGATTTTGAGTCAAGAGCTGATGATAATTTTTGACACAAGGACTTTACACGATTCTTAAGAGAAGCAATCGCATAGAGATTCTACTGGCGTCAATTCGCATTGTCaaacaagcacttgagaacttaATACATTACTATGGTTTTGGCTAAAAAAACTTAAAAGCTAACTAATTAATCATTTAACAAAAAGTAGCATATTAACATACCCTGAGAAAATATTTGACTATGATGTATCACTAACCTCTGTTAGCATGTGTTGACTCCAGTCAAATTTGTCAAACAATCCAATAGTTTTGACAGCCAAAACTTGATACATTCTTAAGATATCTCGATCAGAAGTGATCAGCCACAACACCCAAATTTATTTTATACTATAGATCATGATGGTATTATAAATTATCTCAGATATACAAAGAATTGATAGAAAGGATAGAGCCTTAATATGCTAGTATTTTATATGAAACATAAAATTCAAACAATTTGCTCTAGTATATGGTCAAACTAATAACTATATCCAAATTATCATCATCCActgtttttcttttaattttgtgTAAATATTATTGTCTACAAGGTACCATTTTTATAGTGACAATGTGATCTTATCCACTCTGCTGTTTAATCACAATTTCTATTGTTGGATCAACAAAAAGTTTATTCAATCATTACATAATCATGCTTGAGAAAATGGATTATATTATAACACATTAATATATATGACATAGCATCTTACAAATTTTAGTTATCCAAATGTCAACCTCAGGAAACATGGGCAATTATAGAATTACAGAAAAATAGGATTAGAACAAAGTAAAATTTGGATATGCAGGCACATATGAACTGCTCTAAGAAGTTCCAATCAAAATAAGGATTATAGATTgcaatcaaggtttaaaatcaATCTCGTGCAGTTAGAGTTTTAGTCTTGGTTCAAAAGAGTACGATATAGGAATCATACAATGCTGACACTCGACGCACTCCCAAGCATGTAGAAATGAATTCAAATAAGTTTCAATCAGCCAATTCTCATCCTTGTAAGTCTATAAGggttaaaaaaatgaaatttgaaataaaattttggaGCAATAATTACAAATTTATAAGTATGTCAACTATTGATTCATCCTTGCTGataacaaaacaagtataacagATCATATGGCAAATTAGCAAAGGTTTAAATATTCTTTGTTAGAATTTTGGTTTCCTGCCAGATAATTTTATGATTATGGCGCCATGTTGTGTGACGTTAGCATTCTTCAACATGTATTGAAGTATgatgaaaagaatttagatgatTTTTCCTCCTTTAATATCTTTCACTTATTGTATTTCCATCTAAAACTAAAACTAGAGAAACTAGATActcaattgaattaaaattttattatactaTGTCACACCAATACTCAATACGTTCAACAAGTGTTAACTCACAGCAAGATAAATTTAAATACACTTTAGAAATCttcttttacttagaattttcactttttttatgatttaaaaaattatttttcacattttttgGTTCAATCTATGTTGAGATTAATTTACATCACTATTGCTCGTGTAAATCTCTTCTACTCATaactttttacttttaaaaatattataaaatataatcaaTTGATTACAATTttacataaataattttaaaaaccatttaatttgatttcatcttgatgtgtgccaaagaATGTTGAGTGTTAAAACATTATAATTCTCTTTAACATGATCAACACAAGTAACATAGGAGAGATTACTTATGTTGATAGGTATTGGATTTCAATAATTTACTTGTAAATTTCAATTGTGCTATTTAGCATGACatcaaatttcaaattataaCTACAATTCCTCTATGAGATGCAAAAGTTTAATGAAACAAGGAAATTATTAACTTGGTATGAACaaacaatgaaaataaaaaataaatgtacAAGAACTAGATTTATGGCACTTAACCACACAAAATCTTACCGTCTGTTCTACTAAAAGTGGCCGTAGGGGAATCCGGCAACAAACCACACATCACTGCTTCAGCTGTTTGTCTATACAATTGCAGACCCTTCATCTCTGCATTTGATGATTGATGAGAGCCAAACAATTTTATCCTAGACAAAAGAACCTGCAAACATGAAAATATCATTTAACTTCAATAATGTTAGATGTAGTTGCTTGTACTCATATAAACAACTATACCAAGATAACAAAAAGTCAAATCTgtgtattttcaaaatttaggatATGCAAATATTGAGACGATGGCCTATAATCACATCAACACAAATTACCTACAAGATTTTTACATTCGTAGtacaaatatttatgaaattaaaaaAAGATCTTAGTCAAACAGAATAAAAGATTACAATTTAAACACttttttaaattagttaaacCCATTGATAACAGAAACCATAGCAACATTTAATGAATGATAAATGCACCTGAGTTCCAGCCCGTTTGTCATCCCAGCTGAACCATGTTGGTCTTCCCCAGTCAGCAAAAGCATTTCCATGTTGCACAGTTACATAGCTTAGGTATGTTTTATCTCTAGTGGCATGAAAAAGCCAGCTAGCGGCCCACAAGAGTTCATCCTCATAACTAGTAGAGTTGTAGAAATTCTGGACTTTCGGAATGCTGACACTATAAGAACCTCTGTAGGTATCAGCAAAAGTAAATAACTTCTGGGCATGCTGAAGGAGCAAATCTGAATAGGTTGTGTTAATATTTTTGAAGACCAAGGAAGCTGCAGCCATAGCAGCAGATGTTTCAGCTGCCACATCTGTTCCTGGAGCAGTTTTGTTAACTTGAACAAGAGGCCTCTTTTCTGCCATTGTTTCTGGCCTTTCCCAACATTTGTGGTCTAAATCAGGATCACCCACCTGTAAGGATGATTAAATTCAATCATGCTGGACAACTATtatatagaaaaataatacaggAACTTTCATTTTCTAGGAATGAAGGTGGACATTGTCAGGAGATGCAAGGGTTTAACACACATCTAAGTGCATGACTAAGAATATAGATCCTTTTCCTAATAATTATCTTTCTGCTCAACATATCTTATACACATTCCTCACAGAAAATAGGATCCAAAACTTACAATTGTAAACatgcttattatatatcaaaTCCAGAACTTAAATTCTTGTATAtattttctgttttcattttttgtatttttaaaaaaattaataaaagcaAATATTTACCATTAATCTATAGCAACCATTCACCTCTAATAAATTCGAAAGTGTCAAAAAGTTAATAATAAATATTTGCTTTACTTTCCTTCTTGATTTTCAAATCCTACGTTTTAGCAAAAAAAATATGGAAATAGAAATTCTTCACTTGTTATGATTGTTAACTTAATTTGCAAGGTTCTAAGTTGGCAGCAAATACGAAAACCAACAGAAATTAAAGTCAAAACCTTTGAATAATAAATTACTCTATTCTGAAATCATTGTGAAACTGATTTGCAGTTAAATACCAAACCAAAGGCAAAGTGGAAATATCTGATTAGTAACTTTGAATCCTAaagaaattagtttttttttttgtcatgaaTGCACTGCACCTTCAATTTATGCTATAGTTCAATAACCTACTTGATGCCGATGAGTTGAAGAAAATAGGGTTGGCTCCCTAATGAGGTCACTGATAAGGGCACCGTGTGACATGTCCTTACAATGGGTGCAGGGCACACCCCCAACCCCAAATTCGGTTGAAGCATTTCTCGGACCTGTCTTCATTTATGTGGCAACCAGATCACATGTCATGGCTCCAGTCTTTTTCTGAGCCAACCTGACCTGGTCTGTGTCCATCTTGATTTCTATTCCGTCTTCAACATGTTTGAGTGTTTCTCATTCTGGAGATACATGAGGCGGTGTTGATTGTGTAATCTAAATTATATCAAGCAAAACCTTCCATCATAATAGGTGAAAAATATTAAAAGTGCACGTATGATGCTGCTGTCCTGTCAAACATGTCCTACTTTAAACAGGCATGCGATAACAAAGTGTGAAACTTCTTCTTACCTGGATGTATAGCACATTGTCGGAAGGATGGGCATTTATCAAATAATCCGTGATCCACTTGAGAGCATCTAACGCTATCTGCAGCTGGTTCACAACATCCATTTGGTCACCGTATTCCAGAATTGACCATGACAACAATGTTGCAGTATAAGCCATGGGAAAACCAAACTTAATGTGATCCCCTGAATCATACATTCCTTTTGATAGGTCTAATCCTGCTTCTTTTCCATCATCCAAAGCTGAATCCCCTCTCCAAGAGATCTTGTTGTCGACTAACTTACCCGCTGTAAGAAATTAACAAACTTATCCAGGATCTACAATGTCTGCTGTTTGCCAAGTTAAGAAGAAAATCGTATATTTTGATTGGTAAAAGATACTCGTTCTGGATGAAGCCCAAGAAAAGAATTTCAGAGTTGTACTTTCATTAATCTCGAATAGAAAACATCGTAGAAGAAATTGCGAATTTGACATTAAAAAAAGAATTGAAAAGAAAACACACTATTTTACCAATTTCACAGATTATTCATACCCACGAGAGGTATAAATCTGAGCGTAAACTTGAGAGAAAAGCAAACGAGTTTGGAGCTGAGAGCAAAGAAAGCTACATTTTTGAATTTGGAAGAACTGCAGAGCTACTGCCAGAGCATCAGCATACTTCTTATCGATGGCCCCGGGTGGCCCGGGAACTGGGAGGACGTCTCTGTGGTGGTGATGTTTCTCCTTGATCGTTAACACGGCAGCCACGGCGACGAGAATCGCCACTGCAGCCACTATCAACCACCCGGTGCACCCTTTACTGTACTTGGACGACACCATTATCCAATCTCCGCTCCCGCTTCAGATCACAGTTGAAATAACACCTAAACCCTCGAAGATCACAGCCAGCGGAAACAAGGTCCAAGGGGCATCCAGAGACGCTTATTCCACCGACAATGCGGTCAAATGCAAGAACTCGAGCAAAGGAGATGGGAATTTGTAGGGTTCAAGAGAGATCAAAATGCAGAGAAGGATCAACCGGCCTGCGGCAACCAACACACCGTCTGTCTCCAAGCCCAACTTGTTCACCGACACCCTCGGCAGTACGGATCGGCCACTTTGATTCGTATATGTTTGTATGTTCGACTGACGTGTTAGTGTATGATAGGTGGAAATATTTTTTGTTCCTTGTGTGTGACGTTAAATCCACTACCCCGTACCATTACTGAGACAGCAAATCCCACCCTCCATTTTTTTACTTGAACGTTCTTTTCCTACGCACGGCTTAGCTACGCTGTCCGACTGGGCTCTCTACTGAGGCTCGGGAAGAAGATAGGAGTGCACGTGGTTTTAGTACAGCAAATTGTCAGTTCGGAAAGTGGGCGCTTACAAACGGGTACCGTTGGATGGAGTTTGGGAGAGAAAAGCAAAATCTTATCATTGGAGTTGGTGTGGTATCAGATCACGGAATATATTTGGCGGTTAGTGTCTGACGTTTTTAATTTGTATTATGATGTAGAATGATTCGTGAATTACTTGTGATTTTGGGGACTAATTGCTCTTAAATAATGTTCACCATTCCCTAAATACAAATATCACGCGATGTACTTAagatttaatatttattaaatagTGTATTCCTATTTTAATTTACAAACAGAGTCAAACGTTCAAATTTACTTGATAAAGTAACGGagattagatttttttatttttttttttagtttttttaccGAAACGTCCCGGTAACTTTGCCAATTAACTAAATTTCACTTTTAAAATGATCGAATCCTATATGGGaaactttgcatgcagtcccATTGACAAACATAATTTTACATACAGTCCCTACTTCTTAAATTCTTTATTTTCACTCTCTagttaaatatatttatctaattacccatgatatttttaggtataaaaagtttaaaaatcagtataatttatcttaaatttagtACATTAAATTTAGAatgtagtatattttttatcaaattgagtacgattcttttttcatcttaattggatggaaaatatattagattttctttaaatggtattgatcctgtccgagcgctgagtcgatggatgcTGGGAACGTGGTACTCTCCGCTGTCTTCAACTGGTGATGTGGACCTCCGGCGGACCTGCAAAAAAGCCGAGCCGAGAGGGGTTTCCCGgtaacgaccctccgacgctcaagtcaggcagcgaagaagaagaacaagacaacgttactgtggctacagtgatcagaattgcatacctccgtcgaagtctgggggtccttatataggatcccggggaggcgcgggcatgtTTTtttatgcgtgcacgcttccccaaacatacctcagtaggttgtgtcagaaaagcatgcatGACGTCATTtcacaatcgtccgagcatatcccggatgtgacggtggaagcttccaccgtacgatactctgtccgctccgggtgccgaccatgctgtttgtcggcagcCGGTGTCTCAAGGACGAAGTTACcagttgtcctttttgtctcctaaCGCTATTACTTGTTCCTGGGCCGAGCagaccagccgctcggcgctcatggcctccgggaagccctgctcatgtgctcggatggaattgcgccttattgtcctgcggctcggccgagcggcctgtccgcccgACCCATAGacttttttaccttgagcatcggaaacccgacccctggtcgggttgtctttcgtccggtccgggagacccTTGGCCATATGTCCTGTCGGTCGGATGCTCGGTCGGCCCGCaactccgctcggcacgacctctggccgctcggcacgaccttgggattgaccctcttgaccattgacatccacgtgtcgttgacctcccgccaacgagtgatcccccgtccttaccaccagatcacatgcctccccctcaagtctagtcgaaggaggcgccgagctcgactgactggactataagTTTGGCCGAGCGTGTACCCCCGTTTGGTCGATCGGCTTGTGATAATGTCCATGGGATCTTCTCGGAATGCGTGCAAATCTCCGtcattatggttgagcacgcgggttctgcctcgtgatggggctcattaaatgctCTCCTCTGATCGAGTGCTACGTGGCGCTGGTGACGTCATCGTACGTCCGCCGCCTTACGCCCGATGCGACGTTCGTTGGTTTGAAATGTACGGTTGGATGCGGGCCTCGGGttatgtgacctgcatccgacggttcGGGCGGATCGAGCCCACCCTTATAAGGCTTTCGCCGCCTTCCTCCGCCGCACCTTTGCCTTCGCGTGCTCGGAAGCCTCTCCCTGCGCTCCTCGCTCCGGTGACCTTGTTCCCCGGCATTCCGGCGACCCCTCGCCCTCTTCCTTCGATCATCTTTTCTGTAAGGTTCTTCTCCCCTTCTCTCTTTGGTTCCCGTGTTGTCGTTCTTGGTCGCGTTCTTGTCTTTTAGTTACTGTTTCGCTCATCTTCTTGCTCGCGCCTTTGTTTTTCCTTTCGACTTCTGCCTCCTCCGTTGTCCCGACGATGGCAAGCTCTTCTCAGCCCGCGGACCTTGCTTTCGGCCCATgatataccaccatggagtcgcggttcgatcgggCGTGATGCCGAGAGCCTGATTAACGCTTTCGACATCCCTTCTGATTTCGAATTGATTTTACCTTCGCCTTCCGCTAGGCCGCACAAACCTCCGC
This genomic stretch from Zingiber officinale cultivar Zhangliang chromosome 7A, Zo_v1.1, whole genome shotgun sequence harbors:
- the LOC122001470 gene encoding endoglucanase 24-like, whose amino-acid sequence is MVSSKYSKGCTGWLIVAAVAILVAVAAVLTIKEKHHHHRDVLPVPGPPGAIDKKYADALAVALQFFQIQKSGKLVDNKISWRGDSALDDGKEAGLDLSKGMYDSGDHIKFGFPMAYTATLLSWSILEYGDQMDVVNQLQIALDALKWITDYLINAHPSDNVLYIQVGDPDLDHKCWERPETMAEKRPLVQVNKTAPGTDVAAETSAAMAAASLVFKNINTTYSDLLLQHAQKLFTFADTYRGSYSVSIPKVQNFYNSTSYEDELLWAASWLFHATRDKTYLSYVTVQHGNAFADWGRPTWFSWDDKRAGTQVLLSRIKLFGSHQSSNAEMKGLQLYRQTAEAVMCGLLPDSPTATFSRTDGGLVWVDQWNALQHPVAASFLAIVYSDYMLTSCTPELQCSGKTYSPNDLRNFAVSQADYILGNNPMKLSYLVGYGTSYPQQVHHRGASIPANAKTGCDGFQWLNSTKSNPNVALGGLVGGPFKNDSFIDSRNNSMQTEPSTYNNAVLVGLLSGLVTTSSVATSFP